In Shewanella sp. GD04112, the sequence CCGAAGCATCTTCTGTCTTCAGGGTATGTCATGGATGCGATTACCACGAATATCGCCGGCACAGGAGTGCCTGCTACCAGCGTCCCGTTATCAGCCGTTCCGCTGACTATTCGATTCGCTGGAAGACTTTTTTACTTCCATCCGGTGAGAATGCGATAACATCGTAAGCCTCTTTTCGGGCTCCCATCTCCATTCCAGGACTTCCTGCTGGCATACCGGGGGTGGCGAGACCGTATATACCCGAACCAGACTGCATTGCCTTATGTATCGTTGTCGCAGGCACATGGCCTTCAATGATCAAATTACCGGCAACCGCGGTATGACAACTTCGTAGTCCTGCAGGAATAGCATGCTTTTCTTTCAGGGCTGACAGCGCCTGATCATTCATGACGTGAGTTCGTACTTCAAACCCGTCTTTTTCCATCGCTTTGCCCCACAGGGAACAACAGCCACAGTTTTCAGATTTGTACATATCAATCACTTTTTCACTCGCCATCGCGGGTAGTGAAAGGCCGAGAGCCAGCGCCATTAGAACCACTTTTTTCATACTCACCTCTGTATATTATCGATATAAACCCTGACGTCAGGGTGAATCAGTAAAGAAGGACACCCACAGGGGGTGCCCTTTCAGGTTCAGGACACGCTTTTTTTATGTCTGCGCAGCCAGATTAATTTGTAGGCGGCAGGAATAATGAACAGGGACAGCAGCGGAGCCGTGATCATCCCACCAATCATGGGTGCCGCGATACGGCTCATGACTTCTGAACCTGCACCGGTTCCCCAGAGTATTGGCAGCAGACCCGCAACGATCACCGCCACGGTCATGGCTTTCGGCCGGACACGCAGTACGGCACCATGATAGAGGGCTTCATCAAGGCCTTCCGGTGTGAACGTCTCTTTACGGGACAATTTCGGGTGCGCTTCAATGGCATGACGCAGATACATCAGCATGACCACGCCAAACTCTGCTGCCACCCCGGCCAGGGCGATAAACCCGGTTCCGGTCGCCACTGACATATGGAAGCCCTGCCAGTACAGGAACCATATCCCGCCAACCAGGGCAAACGGCAGGCTCATCAGGATCAACAGGGCTTCATCAACCCTGCGGAATGCCAGATATAACAGGATGAAGATGATCATCACCGTCATCGGTACCATCAGTTTTAATTTCTTATTGGCGTGCTCGAGTAATTCAAACTGTCCTGAGAATGCCACACTGGTCCCCGGTCTCAGTTTCACTTTCTCACTGATGGCCGTCTTAATATCGTTCACCACCGACACCATGTCCCTGCCGCGGGCATCAACATAAATCCAGCTGGCTGGCCGGGCATTTTCGGTTTTCAGCATGGTTGGTCCGGAAACGACCTTAATATCGGCAACATCGCCCAGCGTAATTTGCTGCTTCATTGGGGTCAGGATTGGCATCTCTCTCAACGCCTGCGGACTGTTACGGTAATCCTGCGGATAGCGAATGTTAATAGGGTACCGGGCCACGCCTTCAACCGTCTCACCCACCATAGCCCCACCGATTGCTGAAGAGACGAACAGCTGGACGTCGCCCACAGTCATCCCGTACCGGGAAGCTTTTTCCCGGTTAATGTCCACATCAATATAACGTCCACCTTCCAGTCGTTCAGCCAGTGCGGAAACCACACCAGGTACGGTTTTAGCGACTGCTTCGATACTCTGTGCTGTTACATCGATATCCGACAGAACAGTACCCGATACCTTAATACCTATCGGACTTTTAATGCCGGTTGAGAGCATATCAATACGGTTACGGATAGGCGGTACCCAGAGGTTGGCCAGACCCGGTAAACGGACGGTCCTGTCGAGTTCTTCAATAATCTTGTCAATCGTCATGCCTGGACGCCACTGATCCTCAGGTTTCAGTTGGATGGTGGTTTCCATCATTTCGAGCGGAGCAGAATCCGTGGCGGTCTCAGCCTTACCGGTCTTGCCAAAAACTGAGGCCACTTCAGGCACCGTTTTGATTAGTTTGTCCGTGGTCTGTAAGAGCGCAGCAGCTTCTCCAGGAGACACGCCAGGTAACGTTGACGGCATATACAACAGGTCACCTTCGTTAATCTTCGGTAAAAACTCGCCGCCCACCTGACTCAGTGGCCAGATAACAGTGAAAATGGATAAAGCCGCAACCAGCAGGGTTGTTTTTGGCCAGTGTAGTACCCTGAGCAGTAACGGGTGATACGCTTTAATCAGCAACCGGTTCAGTGGGTTACTGGTCTCAGCAGGAATTTTCCCGCGGATCCAGAACCCCATCAGAATAGGGATAACAATGATTGCCAGTATGGCTGCACCCGCCATGGAATACGTTTTTGTAAAGGCCAGCGGACCAAACAGACGCCCTTCCTGCCCTTCCAGGGTAAAAATAGGAATGAACGATAATGTGATAATCAGCAGGCTGATAAACAGCGCTGGACCCACTTCAACGGAGGCGTCAGTGATAACCTTCCAGCGGGTGGCATTATCAATCTGTTCCCCGGGATGCTGATGGTCCCACTCCTCAAGCCGTTTATGCGCGTTTTCGATCATGACGATGGCGGCATCCACCATCGCTCCGACGGCTATTGCAATCCCTCCCAGCGACATAATGTTGGCATTCAGCCCCTGGAAGTGCATGACGATAAAGGCGATACACAGGCCAAGTGGCAGAGAAATAATCGCCACCAGGGCAGAACGGACATGCCAGAGGAACAGTGCGCAAACGACAGCAACAACGATAAACTCTTCAAGAAGCTTGTAACTGAGGTTGTCAATCGCACGATCGATTAACTGGCTGCGATCGTATGTCGTTACGATCTCCACTCCTTCAGGCAGGCTTGCCTTCAGCGTGTCCAGTTTATCCCTCACCGCCGTAATGACTTCGCGTGCATTTTTGCCCGAACGCAGGATCACCACTCCGCCAGCGACTTCGCCCTGACCGTTAAGCTCAGCGATACCACGCCGCATTTCCGGTCCCAATTGTATGCGGGCAACATCACGCAGGTAAACAGGTACTCCATTTTCCCCCGTTTTCAGGACGATATTTTTGAAATCATCAATAGTCTGAAGATAACCGCTGGCCCGGACCATATACTCTGACTGAGCAATTTCAACAGATGAGCCACCGGCTTCCTGGTTAGATGAG encodes:
- a CDS encoding DUF411 domain-containing protein; amino-acid sequence: MKKVVLMALALGLSLPAMASEKVIDMYKSENCGCCSLWGKAMEKDGFEVRTHVMNDQALSALKEKHAIPAGLRSCHTAVAGNLIIEGHVPATTIHKAMQSGSGIYGLATPGMPAGSPGMEMGARKEAYDVIAFSPDGSKKVFQRIE
- the silA gene encoding Cu(+)/Ag(+) efflux RND transporter permease subunit SilA; protein product: MIEWIIRRSVANRFLVMMGALFLSIWGTWTIINTPVDALPDLSDVQVIIKTSYPGQAPQIVENQVTYPLTTTMLSVPGAKTVRGFSQFGDSYVYVIFEDGTDLYWARSRVLEYLNQVQGKLPAGVSSEIGPDATGVGWIFEYALVDRSGKLDLSELRSLQDWFLKFELKTIPNVAEVASVGGVVKQYQIQLDPVKLTQYGIGLPEVKQALSSSNQEAGGSSVEIAQSEYMVRASGYLQTIDDFKNIVLKTGENGVPVYLRDVARIQLGPEMRRGIAELNGQGEVAGGVVILRSGKNAREVITAVRDKLDTLKASLPEGVEIVTTYDRSQLIDRAIDNLSYKLLEEFIVVAVVCALFLWHVRSALVAIISLPLGLCIAFIVMHFQGLNANIMSLGGIAIAVGAMVDAAIVMIENAHKRLEEWDHQHPGEQIDNATRWKVITDASVEVGPALFISLLIITLSFIPIFTLEGQEGRLFGPLAFTKTYSMAGAAILAIIVIPILMGFWIRGKIPAETSNPLNRLLIKAYHPLLLRVLHWPKTTLLVAALSIFTVIWPLSQVGGEFLPKINEGDLLYMPSTLPGVSPGEAAALLQTTDKLIKTVPEVASVFGKTGKAETATDSAPLEMMETTIQLKPEDQWRPGMTIDKIIEELDRTVRLPGLANLWVPPIRNRIDMLSTGIKSPIGIKVSGTVLSDIDVTAQSIEAVAKTVPGVVSALAERLEGGRYIDVDINREKASRYGMTVGDVQLFVSSAIGGAMVGETVEGVARYPINIRYPQDYRNSPQALREMPILTPMKQQITLGDVADIKVVSGPTMLKTENARPASWIYVDARGRDMVSVVNDIKTAISEKVKLRPGTSVAFSGQFELLEHANKKLKLMVPMTVMIIFILLYLAFRRVDEALLILMSLPFALVGGIWFLYWQGFHMSVATGTGFIALAGVAAEFGVVMLMYLRHAIEAHPKLSRKETFTPEGLDEALYHGAVLRVRPKAMTVAVIVAGLLPILWGTGAGSEVMSRIAAPMIGGMITAPLLSLFIIPAAYKLIWLRRHKKSVS